GCAAGTAGGTGTGGTGTAGATAGTAACTTTTGCCATAGTCTTACCCAAGTTTCTTACCTATTAATTATAGCCTTTTCACGCTGATTTCTCAACATAAGTGTCGCTAACTTGAGGCAATATCCACTTCATGCTATATTTTAGGTATATGCAGAGTCCACATGCAGAGCGTGGTCGGGATGACGTTGCCTTGAAGACAGCGTTACTTCTCTTGGTTACGCTCGCTGATACGACCTGGCGGATTTTTGTGCCAGTCGGCGGTCTCGCCGGCATCGGCATTTGGGCGGACCTTCACTACCATACTAAGCCGTGGATTACGTTCAGCGGCGTGGCGGTCGGCTTCGTCATCGCTTTCTTCCTCATTCGCCAGCAGCTTAAGGCAGTTATGAAAGGGACTCACTAGATGGTCGGAGTCCCCTTTTTCGCTACGGCCGCTCCAAAAGTCAGTATCGGTGCGGAGACACTCTTCCATGTTGGCCCCATCCCATTCACCAACTCGATGGTCTTAGAAGCAGTCGGCTATCTGCTCGTGCTCGTTATAATGTTCGGAACCGTAATTATGATTAAGCGAAAATCACGGAGTCGTCTACACTACGGCATCGTCTGGGTTTTCGAGACACTGCTCGACACCATAACTGAGGTAACTGGCAGCCGTACACGAGCTAAGAAGCTAGCGCCGCTGGCTATGACTCTCTTCTTCTTCATCCTCATTAACAACTGGCTTGGTTTCTTGCCTTTCCTGAATGGAGCTGTGACTTACCATGGAACAGCTTTCTTTCGGGGCATGGCGTCTGATATGAATACGACTTTTGCGATGGCCATTATTACGATGGTGACCGCCCAGATCTGGGCCATTCGCAAACTTGGACTACTCGGTAACCTCAAACGATACTTCCCAAATCCTTTCACCGACCCGATGCATGCTTTCGAGGGGTTTTTGGAACTCGTAGCCGAATTCTCAAGAGGCTTGGCCCTCTCCCTCCGACTCTTCGGCAATGTCTTTGGTGGCGAAGTTCTCCTGGCGGTGATTGCCTACTTGAGCCACTGGGCAGCACCACTCAGCTTGCCGCTCTTCATGGTCTTTGAGCTTATGATCGATACCATCCAGGCCTACATCTTCTTCATGCTGACCGTGGTCTATATCTCAATTGGCGTGACCGATCCGGATGCCTCACATTTGACTGACGAACGAACGCACCCGACTCACAAAGTGTCAACCCGAACGCTTAAAGCGGAGGCGGCAAGCAGATGAGAGTGTGCTCTGTTAACAACGTAATCGTAAATAAGGAGAGAAATAAATAATGAATGAGCTCGCATTCGGTCTAACCTACGCGATCAGCGCCGGACTCTGTGGAGTCGGTCTCGGCTTGGTCGGTCTCGGCACCATGCAGGCTGCTGGGCGTAACCCAGAAGCCATCGGCAAACTGCGCTCGCTGATGATCCTGACTATGTCGTTCATCGACGCCCTAGCCATCATCGGCTTGGTGGTCGCGCTTATTATTAAGTTCTTGGGTTAGGAAAACTTCAAAAGAGTCTATGACCGATCTTCTCTACTCACCACTGGGCTACTTGGCAGCTGCTGGCCCCAACCTCTTCCAGGGTCTTGGGATCAACTGGGAACTGCTTGTCGTGCAGGCTGGTGCCTTCCTGATTCTGATGTGGGTGCTTGGTAAGTTCGTCTATCCGTATATCATCAATTCGATTGATGAACGACGCAAGACCATCGAGGACGGCCTTGCTAATGCCAAGAAAGCCGAAGACAACCTGAAGACCGCCGAGGAAAAGACGGCCGCCATGTTGATGAAAGCACGGGCTGAAGCCGATGAGATTATAAAGCGCGGACAGCAGGAAGCGATGTCTGCGATCGAAGCAGCCGAAGATAAAGCCAAACTTCGAACGGCTCAGATTATCGAGGACGGCCGCCGTCAACTGCAAGTAGATATCGAAGCGGCTCGCAAGGCGCTCCGCAAAGAGACGGTTAGTTTTGTTTCTATGGCGACCGAGCAGATCATCCATGAAAAGCTTGATGTCGAAAAAGATGCGGCTCTGATTCGAAAAGTTATTGATAAGAAGGAGTCTGCGTGAAACGTGTCAGCCGACGTAGTCTAGCTAAAGCTATCGTTCGCGAGATGCTGGCCGGTCGTCAGCCGAAACCACTCATGAAGAGTGTGGCTGCCTACCTACTACTTCATAGGATGACCGATCAAGCCGACCTCTTGATCCAGGATATCGCCTATGAGCTTTTCAACGAGACAGGACATCTGGTTGCGACCATGGAGAGTGCCAAGAGACTGAGTCAGAGCCTTGAAGCCGACCTCAAGCAGTACTTGAAACACGTGACGGGTGCGAAGCGCGTTGAACTGGGCAAATCGATCGACCCGAGTCTTATCGGAGGTGTTCGCCTGTCGATACCTGGCGGAGAGCTTGACCTCACGATTAGCCGCCAACTGAAACAACTGCAAGGGATACAGACATAGGAGAAAATATGCCAGGACTTTCAATTCAAGAACTATCCAGAGACATTCAGGATGCTATCCAGACACTGCGTCAGGAGCGCGGGCTCGAAGAATCGGGAATCGTCACTCGTGTCGGTGACGGAGTAGCCTGGATCTACGGGTTGCACGGCTGTGGTTCGTCAGAGGTCATTGAGATCGACGATAGTACTGGCAAAAAGGTAAAAGCCTTCGCCCTCAACCTACTTGAAGACGAGATCGGAGCCGTTCTTCTGGGTGATGACTCGCAGGTTAAAGCTGGAACGCGGGCACGGCTGACGGGCAAGCTCTTGGATGTCCCTACAGGACCGGAACTGATCGGGAGAGTCGTTGACCCGCTCGGCAGGCCGCTCGATGGACGGGGTCCAATCAAGGCCTCATCTCGCGGACCGATTGAACGTAAAGCGCCTGGTGTTATTGACAGGCAGAGCGTATTTGAACCCTTGATGACTGGCATTATGGCTATTGACTCCATGATTCCTATCGGCCGAGGTCAGCGCGAACTGATCCTGGGCGACCGTCAGACAGGTAAGACGGCCATCACTGTTGACACCATGATCAACCAGGCCAAACAGAAGACCGGTGTCGTCAACATCTACGTCGCGATTGGCCAGAAGCTATCCAAGATCGCCACCCTGATCGAACGGCTTAAGCGTGAGGGCGTTATGGACCAGACGATCATCGTTGCTACCAGCCCTGCCGATCCCGCCCCGCTGCTCTACCTTGCCCCATACGCCGGTACGGCTATGGGCGAATACTTCCGCGACAATAAGAAGCACGCCCTTTGTATTTACGATGACCTCTCCAAGCACGCCGTGGCCTATCGTCAGATGTCACTTCTTCTCCGCCGCCCTCCTGGCCGCGAGGCATATCCTGGTGATGTCTTCTACCTCCACTCCCGTTTGCTTGAGCGTGCCTCTAAACTGTCGAAGGAGCTTGGCGGAGGCAGCTTAACGGCTCTGCCAATCATCGAAACACAGGCTGGTGACGTGGCAGCCTATATTCCGACCAATGCCATCTCAATTACAGACGGTCAGATCTATCTTGAAACCAACCTCTTCTACCAGGGTATTCGACCGGCTATTTCAGTTGGGAACTCCGTCTCGCGAGTCGGCGGAAACGCCCAGACGAAAGCGATCAAGAGCGTGGCAGGCAGTCTCCGTGTCAGTCTTGCCCAGTTCCGAGAGTTAGCTGCTTTCGCCCAGTTCTCGTCCGATCTCGACGAGGAGACCAAGAGACGAATTGAGCGCGGTCAGCGTCTGACCGATATTCTGAAACAGAAGCAGTACTCCCCATTAAGTGGAGCTGAGCAGGTTGCGCTACTTCTGGCAGCGAATGAAGGGCTTTTCGACCAGGTACCGTCTGAGCGAGTCGGTGACGCCAAGCGGGAGCTCCTGACTGCTCTTAAAAGCGACGCTGCCGCTCAGATGAGAGAGCTTGAGATTGGCGATAAACCATCTGACGCTACCAAGGCAAAGGTGCTCACAGTCGCCAAGAAAGCGCTCCACTCCTTTACCGTTAAGGCCGACGAAACTAAAGGGAGTGGACAGAAAGCGTCATGAGTTCAACCCAGCAAATACGACGCCGGATCAACTCGGTTAGAAGCACCAAACAGATAACCAAAGCAATGGAGATGGCTGCCGCCAGTAAGCTGCGCCATGCCCAAGAGGCTGTCGAGAAACCACGCGCCTTTAGTCTTGCGGCCCGTGAGCTTTTGACTGAACTACGACGTCTAAACGGTGCCAGCGATTTCGGCTGGTTTAAAGAGCGGCCGATTAAAAGTCGTCTACTCGTACCAATAACCAGTGACCGAGTGCTAGCCGGAGCCTATAACGGGAATGTTATCCGTACCTATCTCAAAGAGCTTCACAGTGATGCCGGTGCTCACGTCGAGAACATGACCATCTGCATTGGCCGGCAGGTCGCCTTGCATGCTACTCGTCTGAAAGAGACGGAGATCATCGGACTCTATGATCAGATGCCGGATGCCTTAACGGCTAACGATATCCGACCGATCATCAATACGGTCATTAACGCCTTTTTGGAAAAGGAAGTGGATGCCGTTGATCTTATCTATACCGAATACCACTCTACCCTTTCCCAGCAGGTGGTCATCCATCGCATCTTGCCAGCCGGCTTTGAACAGGTACCCGTCTCTCAATCGATCGCGACCGCCGAGTTCGAGCCGTCCGTTGATGAACTACTTGATAGCGCCGTCCTACGACTAATCGAGGTGCAGCTCTATCAGGCCATGCTCGACGCGGCCGCTTCAGAGCATTCCATGCGGATGCTGGCTATGAAGAATGCCACTGACAACGCCTCGGCTTTGGTTGATGATCTGACTCTAGCCTACAACAACGCCCGCCAAGCAACGATTACGCAGGAATTGGCTGAGATTACCGGCGGCGCTGAAGCAATGAAGGACGACTAAGAAGGAGAAGCTATGCCTACGAAGACTGCAACAAAGAAACGCCTCGGGACCGTTACCCAGATAATCGGGGTCGTCGTTGATATAGAGTTTGCCGACAAACACTTACCTGGGATCAATCAGGCCTTAGACTGCGATCTTAACGGGCAGAAACTTGTTCTTGAAGTCGCACAGCATCTCAGTGAGGCGACCGTCAGAGCTATTGCTCTTGCGAGTACCGATGGGCTTCGACGCGGTGATCAAATCACTGACACAGGCAAAGCTATCTCAATACCAGTCGGTAAGGAGACGTCAGGCAGGATGTTTAACGTCATTGGCCAACCCATCGACGGCAAACCAGACTCGTTTAAGTACTACGCTCCAATTCACAAAACGCCGCCTCCCTTGACTGACCAGAGCGTAAAGACGGAAATTCTTGAAACTGGCCTGAAAGTGATCGACTTGATCGCTCCGATTACCAAGGGTGGCAAGGTTGGTCTATTCGGCGGCGCCGGTGTCGGTAAGACCGTCCTGATCCAAGAGCTGATCAACAATATCGCTAAGTTCCACAAAGGTAACTCGGTCTTCGCCGGTGTCGGTGAGCGAACCCGCGAAGGCAACGATCTCTATCACGAGATGGCTGAATCTGGAGTGCTCGATAAGGCTTCGCTCGTCTTCGGACAGATGAACGAACCACCTGGTGCCCGATTGCGTGTCGCACTCTCAGGTCTGACAATCGCTGAGGGCTTTCGCGACGAAGGTAAGGACGTCCTGCTCTTCATCGACAATATCTTTCGTTTCACCCAAGCGGGTTCCGAAGTTTCAGCCTTGCTCGGTCGCCTGCCGAGTGCAGTTGGCTATCAGCCGACCCTGCAGCAGGAGATGGGAGCACTGCAAGAGCGGATCACCTCAACGACAAAGGGCTCAATTACTTCCGTCCAAGCCGTCTATGTGCCGGCCGATGATTTGACCGATCCCGCCCCTGCCACAACCTTCTCGCACCTCAACTCGACGATTGTTTTGAGTCGTGCGCTTGCGGAACTCGGACTTTACCCGGCTATTGACCCTCTTGATTCGACCTCTAACATCCTTGATCCCGAGATTGTCGGCCAAGAGCACTACGACGTCGCCAGAGACGTCCAGAAGATCCTCCAGCGCTATAAGGACCTTCAAGATATCATCGCCATTCTCGGCATGGAAGAACTCTCAGACGAGGATAAGCAGATTGTCAACAGGGCCAGACGTATCCAGCGTTTCCTGTCACAGCCCTTCTTCGTTGCCGAACCGTATATCAACATGCCAGGTAAGTATGTCTCTCTGAAAGATACCATCAAAGGATTCAGAGAGATCTTGGATGGGAAACACGACGACAAACCGGAATCCGCTTTCTTCCTGAAAGGCACCATTGAAGAGGTCAAAGGTTAAACTATGAGATTTCAGCTGATCACACTTGGCGGCGTCAAGTTCGACGAGGACGTCTATGAGGTTACTCTCCCGACCTCAACCGGCGAGATCAGCGTTTTACCAGAACACATGCCTTTGGTCAGCCTAGCCGTACCCGGCGTTATTACGGTACGCCACAAACTTCATGACTCCTCGGACAAGTTTGAGCATTTTGCCACCGAAGGCGGCATCATCGAAGTCGATCAGAGCGGTGTACGTATTCTTGTTGATGAGGCTGCCCATGGTAGTGAGGTACATGCCGAAGCTGAACAGAAGGCACTCGAAAATGCCCTCAAGCTGCGCGAGCAGGCCAAAGACAAAGTATCGCTAGATCAAGCGCAGGCAGCCATAGATCGTTCACAGGTTCGTCTCAAAGTAGCTGAATTGCGTCGTCGACACCAACGAGGCATATAACGCTTATCTTGACCCATAGGTCAAGATCTTTCTAACAGGTCGGATTAGTAGTAAATACTACGCTAATAACGCTGTTGCCAGCGACTGTTAAAGTATGGCAATAATGGTGCCCGGCAAGAGCGGAGGGCGGAATGCTTCTAATCGTCTTTGTGCTGGCAAGCCTGGCAACTGTCGGACTGGTTGATATGGGCCGGAAGGTCATGGAAGGTCTAAAATGGCGACGTAGCCTCGTCGCCGTGAGGATTCGTCTCCCTCAGCTTCTCCTCGAAGACCAGATAACCAGTTGGCTGGCAATGATCGCCCCACTAGCCACTCACAGACCAATAGCCGTGGAGATACTGGCTACCCACAATGGCGTTGACCACTATCTCCTAATGCCGGCCTCCCTCAAGCCTCAGATTATCTCACAGACGCGGGCCAGCTTTCTGGGAGTTCGGATTGAAACGATACCATCTCCCAGACTGGCACGACAACGAGCCAAAGTAGTGGCGGCAGAGCTGAGAATGACCCATCGTGGCCAGCCGCTGACAGCAGACAGCGCGCACTCATCGATACTGGCTATTCTGCTCGCCCTCCAGCCGCTTTCAAAGGGAGAGGCCATCCACCTCCAATGGTTGCTAAAAGGCCACGCCTCATCACAGTTTCGACTGAGCGGACGCGTCATTGTCGCCTCCTATCACCGAAAGCGGGCCTATAGCCTACTCAGTCGAGTGATCTCTTCATGCAAGGTCATGAATAACGGCCGAAACGCCATAATCCGTCATCCGACTCCTGACCTGGTCGCTTTACGACGGCATAGAAGTCGGACGATGCCCTACGGTCGGTGGCCGATTCATGCCTCCACCGATGAGGTTAAGGGTCTGCTTGGCTTTCCGCTGTCGGGCATGCATGTCTCTGGTGTCAACCGGACCGGCGCTCGCCAGCTGCCGCCGCTAAAAGACCTGAGCTCGGACGGCGTGCGAGTGGCTCGCAGTAACTACGGCGGAGCTGACAGAACCCTATTGCGGCTTGGAGTAAACGAACGCCTTACGCACGTGGCGGTGACCGGGCCGACAGGTACGGGCAAATCCGTCCTGCTCGCCAACATGGCAGTTCAAGATATTGAAGCAGACAGAGGTGTCGTTGTAGTGGACCCGAAAGGGGATCTGGTTGATGACATCCTATCTCGTCTCCCTGACAAGAGAAAATCTGACGTAGTTGTCATCGACCCGAGTGTCACAGACGGGTCGATCGGTTTTAACCCGCTGCAGTTTTCTTCCGGAAGCGAGCATGCGTCTGAGCTGACGGCGGATTATGTACTCCACGTCTGTAAGCAGATCTGGCATAGTTACTGGGGGCCAAGAACGGATGATATCTTGCGCTCCACGCTGATGACGCTCTTAACGACTAAGCCTGAAGGCGGACATCATTTTACTCTTTGCGAAGTACCGGAGTTGCTAACTAACCCCGCTTTTCGTCATATGATCATAAGCCAAGCCAGTCTGCCTGGGCATCTTGCAAACTACTGGCGCTGGTATGAGGCTAACAGCCCAAGTGAGCAGCTACGCATGATAGGACCAGTCTTGAGCAAGATACGCTCCTTAACAAGCCGGAAAGCCCTCCAGCTTCTGCTTGGCCAGGAAAATGGTTTTGACTTACGAAGAGGGCTGGATTCAAAGAGGGTTATTCTCGTGCCACTGGCGAAAGGCAAGATCGGCAGTGAGAGCGCCTCGCTTATCGGTTCTCTCTTCATGACCTCGCTTTGGCAGGCTGCTTTAACGCGCATTGAACTGCCAGCCCAAGAACGCACGCCTGTTTTTGCCTATGTCGACGAGTTTAGCGAGGTAGTTCGTCTGCCAGTTGAGCTTGCCGACGTCATGACTCAAGCTCGTGGCCTCGGTCTTGGGTTAACTCTGGCTTGCCAGTATCTTGATCAGCTTACGCCACCTCTTCGCAGTGCCATTCTGGGCACTGTTCGTACTCATATCGTCTTCCAACTAGGCCAAGACGATGCCCGTATCTATGAGAAAATGTTCACTCCGCATCTAAATGCCACAGACCTTAGCCAACTCGCTGCTTACGAG
This region of Candidatus Saccharimonadales bacterium genomic DNA includes:
- a CDS encoding AtpZ/AtpI family protein: MQSPHAERGRDDVALKTALLLLVTLADTTWRIFVPVGGLAGIGIWADLHYHTKPWITFSGVAVGFVIAFFLIRQQLKAVMKGTH
- the atpB gene encoding F0F1 ATP synthase subunit A, with product MVGVPFFATAAPKVSIGAETLFHVGPIPFTNSMVLEAVGYLLVLVIMFGTVIMIKRKSRSRLHYGIVWVFETLLDTITEVTGSRTRAKKLAPLAMTLFFFILINNWLGFLPFLNGAVTYHGTAFFRGMASDMNTTFAMAIITMVTAQIWAIRKLGLLGNLKRYFPNPFTDPMHAFEGFLELVAEFSRGLALSLRLFGNVFGGEVLLAVIAYLSHWAAPLSLPLFMVFELMIDTIQAYIFFMLTVVYISIGVTDPDASHLTDERTHPTHKVSTRTLKAEAASR
- a CDS encoding ATP synthase F0 subunit C, coding for MNELAFGLTYAISAGLCGVGLGLVGLGTMQAAGRNPEAIGKLRSLMILTMSFIDALAIIGLVVALIIKFLG
- the atpF gene encoding F0F1 ATP synthase subunit B, which produces MTDLLYSPLGYLAAAGPNLFQGLGINWELLVVQAGAFLILMWVLGKFVYPYIINSIDERRKTIEDGLANAKKAEDNLKTAEEKTAAMLMKARAEADEIIKRGQQEAMSAIEAAEDKAKLRTAQIIEDGRRQLQVDIEAARKALRKETVSFVSMATEQIIHEKLDVEKDAALIRKVIDKKESA
- a CDS encoding F0F1 ATP synthase subunit delta, whose translation is MKRVSRRSLAKAIVREMLAGRQPKPLMKSVAAYLLLHRMTDQADLLIQDIAYELFNETGHLVATMESAKRLSQSLEADLKQYLKHVTGAKRVELGKSIDPSLIGGVRLSIPGGELDLTISRQLKQLQGIQT
- the atpA gene encoding F0F1 ATP synthase subunit alpha, translated to MPGLSIQELSRDIQDAIQTLRQERGLEESGIVTRVGDGVAWIYGLHGCGSSEVIEIDDSTGKKVKAFALNLLEDEIGAVLLGDDSQVKAGTRARLTGKLLDVPTGPELIGRVVDPLGRPLDGRGPIKASSRGPIERKAPGVIDRQSVFEPLMTGIMAIDSMIPIGRGQRELILGDRQTGKTAITVDTMINQAKQKTGVVNIYVAIGQKLSKIATLIERLKREGVMDQTIIVATSPADPAPLLYLAPYAGTAMGEYFRDNKKHALCIYDDLSKHAVAYRQMSLLLRRPPGREAYPGDVFYLHSRLLERASKLSKELGGGSLTALPIIETQAGDVAAYIPTNAISITDGQIYLETNLFYQGIRPAISVGNSVSRVGGNAQTKAIKSVAGSLRVSLAQFRELAAFAQFSSDLDEETKRRIERGQRLTDILKQKQYSPLSGAEQVALLLAANEGLFDQVPSERVGDAKRELLTALKSDAAAQMRELEIGDKPSDATKAKVLTVAKKALHSFTVKADETKGSGQKAS
- the atpG gene encoding ATP synthase F1 subunit gamma, which encodes MSSTQQIRRRINSVRSTKQITKAMEMAAASKLRHAQEAVEKPRAFSLAARELLTELRRLNGASDFGWFKERPIKSRLLVPITSDRVLAGAYNGNVIRTYLKELHSDAGAHVENMTICIGRQVALHATRLKETEIIGLYDQMPDALTANDIRPIINTVINAFLEKEVDAVDLIYTEYHSTLSQQVVIHRILPAGFEQVPVSQSIATAEFEPSVDELLDSAVLRLIEVQLYQAMLDAAASEHSMRMLAMKNATDNASALVDDLTLAYNNARQATITQELAEITGGAEAMKDD
- the atpD gene encoding F0F1 ATP synthase subunit beta encodes the protein MPTKTATKKRLGTVTQIIGVVVDIEFADKHLPGINQALDCDLNGQKLVLEVAQHLSEATVRAIALASTDGLRRGDQITDTGKAISIPVGKETSGRMFNVIGQPIDGKPDSFKYYAPIHKTPPPLTDQSVKTEILETGLKVIDLIAPITKGGKVGLFGGAGVGKTVLIQELINNIAKFHKGNSVFAGVGERTREGNDLYHEMAESGVLDKASLVFGQMNEPPGARLRVALSGLTIAEGFRDEGKDVLLFIDNIFRFTQAGSEVSALLGRLPSAVGYQPTLQQEMGALQERITSTTKGSITSVQAVYVPADDLTDPAPATTFSHLNSTIVLSRALAELGLYPAIDPLDSTSNILDPEIVGQEHYDVARDVQKILQRYKDLQDIIAILGMEELSDEDKQIVNRARRIQRFLSQPFFVAEPYINMPGKYVSLKDTIKGFREILDGKHDDKPESAFFLKGTIEEVKG
- the atpC gene encoding ATP synthase F1 subunit epsilon; protein product: MRFQLITLGGVKFDEDVYEVTLPTSTGEISVLPEHMPLVSLAVPGVITVRHKLHDSSDKFEHFATEGGIIEVDQSGVRILVDEAAHGSEVHAEAEQKALENALKLREQAKDKVSLDQAQAAIDRSQVRLKVAELRRRHQRGI
- a CDS encoding type IV secretory system conjugative DNA transfer family protein; protein product: MLLIVFVLASLATVGLVDMGRKVMEGLKWRRSLVAVRIRLPQLLLEDQITSWLAMIAPLATHRPIAVEILATHNGVDHYLLMPASLKPQIISQTRASFLGVRIETIPSPRLARQRAKVVAAELRMTHRGQPLTADSAHSSILAILLALQPLSKGEAIHLQWLLKGHASSQFRLSGRVIVASYHRKRAYSLLSRVISSCKVMNNGRNAIIRHPTPDLVALRRHRSRTMPYGRWPIHASTDEVKGLLGFPLSGMHVSGVNRTGARQLPPLKDLSSDGVRVARSNYGGADRTLLRLGVNERLTHVAVTGPTGTGKSVLLANMAVQDIEADRGVVVVDPKGDLVDDILSRLPDKRKSDVVVIDPSVTDGSIGFNPLQFSSGSEHASELTADYVLHVCKQIWHSYWGPRTDDILRSTLMTLLTTKPEGGHHFTLCEVPELLTNPAFRHMIISQASLPGHLANYWRWYEANSPSEQLRMIGPVLSKIRSLTSRKALQLLLGQENGFDLRRGLDSKRVILVPLAKGKIGSESASLIGSLFMTSLWQAALTRIELPAQERTPVFAYVDEFSEVVRLPVELADVMTQARGLGLGLTLACQYLDQLTPPLRSAILGTVRTHIVFQLGQDDARIYEKMFTPHLNATDLSQLAAYELAIRTFSSSGPLTTTGVALPLPPQLRKSSHLASASNRRFGKRRRHIEMTLGSRTRLPFTLGGEEIRAAGDSQIRLL